The following coding sequences lie in one Synechococcus sp. PCC 7336 genomic window:
- the ruvX gene encoding Holliday junction resolvase RuvX — protein sequence MRERISVLALDVGDRRIGVAGCDGTGSFATGLTTIHRQNVQADIATLQQWVERRQAQRFVVGLPFNMNGSVGFQARKVKRFMKSVTAQIPLPVEYVDERLSSVQARWNLQAAGISVKGKRELVDRAAATVILQQWIERRRFELEREQRQGKGD from the coding sequence CGCATTGGCGTGGCGGGCTGCGACGGGACGGGCTCGTTTGCGACGGGGCTGACCACCATTCATCGCCAAAACGTTCAAGCCGATATTGCTACGCTGCAGCAGTGGGTGGAGCGGCGACAGGCGCAGCGATTTGTGGTCGGCCTGCCCTTCAATATGAACGGCAGCGTTGGATTTCAGGCCCGCAAGGTGAAGAGGTTTATGAAATCGGTGACGGCCCAGATCCCCTTGCCGGTGGAGTATGTGGACGAGCGACTCTCTAGCGTGCAAGCCCGCTGGAATCTGCAGGCGGCAGGGATTTCGGTCAAGGGCAAGCGGGAGTTGGTGGATCGAGCGGCGGCCACAGTGATTTTGCAACAGTGGATCGAGCGGCGCAGGTTCGAGTTGGAGCGAGAGCAGCGCCAAGGGAAGGGCGATTAG
- a CDS encoding DUF4351 domain-containing protein encodes MSFDSVCKFIAETFTADLATWLLGEPVEFARLEPSELLSSPIYADSLVLLESEDLVLQVEFQVEPKVEIPFRMADYAIRGFRRFPNKTVRQVVIYLRRSQSPLVYQTSFDRDGIHHEFEVIRIWEEPASQFQELPGLLPFAVLAQTSDRERTLRQVSEQIEAIGDREQRGDVAASTAILAGLVLEKELIRSVLREDVMKESVIYREIVSTAEARGRSEGRQEGELSLVLRLLKHRFGELAPERQHQVESLSLDSLEELGEALLDFSSEADLVAWLQRLR; translated from the coding sequence ACCAGTCGAGTTTGCTCGTTTGGAGCCTTCGGAGTTATTGAGCAGCCCCATCTATGCCGATTCGTTAGTGCTTTTGGAATCGGAAGATCTGGTGCTCCAGGTAGAATTCCAAGTGGAGCCCAAAGTGGAGATCCCATTCCGCATGGCAGACTATGCCATCCGGGGATTTCGCCGCTTTCCCAACAAGACAGTACGGCAGGTGGTGATTTACCTGCGGCGATCGCAATCCCCGTTGGTTTATCAGACCAGCTTCGATCGCGACGGTATACATCACGAGTTTGAGGTCATCCGCATCTGGGAGGAACCTGCCTCCCAATTTCAGGAGTTGCCAGGTTTGCTGCCTTTTGCGGTATTGGCTCAGACGAGCGATCGCGAGCGGACGTTGCGGCAGGTATCGGAGCAAATTGAGGCGATCGGCGATCGCGAACAGCGAGGGGATGTGGCGGCCTCTACAGCAATTCTGGCAGGGCTAGTATTGGAGAAAGAGCTGATTCGGAGTGTATTGCGGGAGGATGTGATGAAGGAGTCGGTCATTTATCGAGAGATTGTCTCGACGGCGGAAGCGCGCGGGCGGAGTGAGGGCAGACAGGAGGGAGAGCTCTCTTTAGTTTTGCGCCTGCTCAAACATCGGTTTGGAGAGTTGGCTCCCGAACGACAGCATCAGGTTGAGAGCCTTTCCCTAGACTCTTTAGAAGAGTTGGGCGAGGCACTGCTGGACTTTTCTAGTGAGGCCGATTTGGTGGCTTGGCTGCAAAGGCTTCGGTAG
- a CDS encoding phosphoribulokinase: MSDRPIILGIVGDSAAGKTTLTRGIAQVLGQENVTAICTDDYHRYDRKQRAQMGISALHPDCNYLDIMEEHIAQLRIGQSILKPIYNHSTGEFDPPEYIKPSKYVVIEGLLGYSTRKARDSFDVKVYLAPPEELRYTWKIKRDMRKRGYTEEQVREALRKREPDSEAYIRPQRQWADMVVSFYPPEGDAKVNELLLNVNLVLRPTIPHPDFTHLFGEGSALGDAIRLELARDMGKPVDVLAIDGHATQNKVVELEHVLCNEVPTLGQFCSLEGNQEVGKVVGTTGEVLQSYPLALTQLLITYHMLKASSIYQ, translated from the coding sequence GTGAGCGATCGTCCAATTATTCTAGGTATCGTCGGAGACAGTGCTGCGGGTAAAACCACCCTAACTCGCGGGATCGCTCAAGTCTTGGGGCAAGAAAACGTCACTGCCATCTGCACGGATGACTATCACCGCTACGATCGCAAGCAGCGAGCTCAAATGGGCATTTCAGCCCTGCACCCCGACTGCAACTACCTCGACATCATGGAGGAGCACATTGCCCAGTTGCGCATCGGGCAATCGATCCTCAAACCCATCTACAACCACTCCACAGGCGAATTCGACCCGCCGGAATATATCAAGCCCTCCAAGTACGTCGTGATCGAAGGACTGTTGGGCTACTCCACCCGCAAGGCCCGCGACAGCTTTGATGTCAAGGTTTACCTCGCTCCTCCCGAAGAGCTGCGCTACACCTGGAAAATCAAGCGGGACATGCGCAAGCGCGGCTACACCGAAGAACAGGTGCGCGAGGCCCTGCGCAAGCGCGAGCCCGACTCCGAAGCTTACATTCGTCCTCAACGCCAGTGGGCAGATATGGTGGTGAGCTTCTATCCCCCCGAAGGAGATGCCAAGGTCAACGAGCTCTTGCTGAACGTCAATCTCGTCTTGCGTCCCACCATTCCCCACCCCGATTTCACTCATCTATTTGGCGAAGGCAGTGCCTTGGGCGATGCCATCCGTCTGGAATTGGCTCGCGATATGGGTAAGCCTGTGGACGTGTTGGCGATCGACGGTCACGCGACCCAAAACAAGGTGGTGGAGCTGGAGCATGTCTTGTGCAACGAGGTGCCGACGCTGGGTCAGTTCTGCAGTCTGGAAGGCAATCAAGAAGTCGGTAAGGTGGTCGGCACGACGGGTGAAGTCTTGCAGAGTTATCCGCTAGCTCTCACCCAATTACTGATTACCTATCACATGCTTAAAGCTTCGAGCATATATCAGTAG
- a CDS encoding DUF6745 domain-containing protein gives MPTRYISHLTLEQEALLFGYRDRWKQQHFKGHEGDRHKAAEAVKMAYVLSGYREPETIHCSSPLEGFERLLDFMQETIGDLEDSRLGQPVGTQLQDKLLAALVSQLSQQLDKPLLDRLQVSPYSQLGILVGAQIGTHFTVRQFIGLVWGVGGSRALEQHFPWIRPLTKMLLQLGFQQTSSFFDLPIDVQAYDAEGRQVTDRLNEIWGVILSNEQGLQLLNCLEPELWAAYCGFMDFFFSVLDCDRDEKKWFTLKYLIEHCGWILPFERVALVCARPTHLLVDSDNRIHAEGEPAIQYSDGLRVYAKHGVRRSHL, from the coding sequence ATGCCGACTCGCTATATTTCTCACCTCACCCTCGAACAAGAAGCGCTGTTATTTGGCTATCGCGATCGCTGGAAGCAACAGCACTTCAAAGGGCATGAAGGCGATCGCCACAAGGCTGCCGAAGCAGTCAAAATGGCCTATGTTCTGAGTGGCTATCGCGAGCCCGAGACGATCCACTGTTCGAGTCCGCTCGAAGGCTTCGAGCGGCTTTTAGACTTCATGCAAGAGACGATTGGCGACCTCGAGGATTCTCGCCTCGGCCAACCGGTGGGAACGCAGTTGCAAGACAAACTGCTGGCAGCTTTGGTGAGTCAGCTGAGCCAACAGTTAGATAAACCCCTCTTAGATCGATTGCAAGTCTCTCCCTACAGCCAACTGGGAATTTTAGTGGGGGCTCAAATTGGGACGCACTTTACGGTGCGGCAATTTATTGGTTTGGTTTGGGGAGTGGGGGGCAGTCGAGCCCTCGAACAACACTTCCCCTGGATTCGACCTCTGACAAAAATGCTCTTGCAATTGGGTTTTCAGCAAACGAGTTCGTTTTTTGACTTGCCGATTGACGTGCAGGCTTACGATGCCGAGGGCAGACAGGTTACCGATCGCCTGAACGAAATTTGGGGAGTCATTTTAAGCAACGAGCAGGGCCTGCAGTTACTCAATTGTCTGGAGCCAGAATTGTGGGCGGCCTATTGCGGCTTTATGGACTTTTTCTTTTCGGTGCTCGATTGCGATCGCGACGAGAAAAAATGGTTTACCCTCAAATATCTCATCGAACATTGTGGCTGGATCTTGCCCTTCGAGCGAGTTGCCCTCGTCTGCGCTCGCCCCACGCACCTGCTAGTCGACAGCGACAACCGCATCCACGCTGAAGGGGAACCGGCGATTCAGTACTCGGACGGACTGCGGGTATATGCCAAGCACGGGGTGAGGCGATCGCATCTCTGA
- the priA gene encoding primosomal protein N', which translates to MTLPLFPTEDSPTQWVEAIVDRPGSLDCYTYRLPDRLAGDTVQPGDVLAVPFGSQTVGAIALRILDRLPKGLDASQVKDVEDVVATGLLPEELRWLLERVSEYYATSLQQVVRAVLPPGILTRSQRRIRLTAKAAGEVEIAGVGRSLLELLREKKGDLSWLFVRRTVKDASKGLRQLQQRGLAESYWQEAKSVKPKVRQVVTLCGDDSQELTPRQAEVLAALQRLGGELWLSEFLVEAKTTRGVVQALAKKGRVAIAEREMLRSAIAPDVNRDRPKTLTAAQAAAVEAIANASNQTLLLQGVTGSGKTEVYLQAIATVLERQQSALVLVPEIGLTPQLSDRFRARFGDRVLVYHSNLSTGERYDTWRHMLGGEIFVVIGTRSAVFAPIQNLGLAILDEEHDDSYKQDQPQPCYHARTVARWRSQRANCPLVLGTATPSLESYTAVVGDPGRHLVLPERIGAKPLPPIEVVDLRQEFDSGNRSVLSRPLREAIADVQASGEQAILFLPRRGYSTFVQCRSCGYAMTCPHCTVSLTFHQVGQQLRCHYCGYRCPQARACPECQSLYFKQFGTGTQRIVDKVQQEFPQLRLLRFDRDTTRQKDGHRKLLDRFRAKQADVLVGTQMLTKGIDIPEVTLVGVLAADGLLNQADFRAGERAFQLLTQVAGRAGRGDRPGRVILQTYLPEHPTIAHVRSYCYGDFAIAELEQRQALGYPPFRRLICVRVSSQERQKAEEFSLKVAQYLSDRIPGERLGPCPAEVERVAGWWRWQILLKEPMEREWEMAELSPLLLPLPQRTPDRVRLSIDVEPLRLL; encoded by the coding sequence TTGACTCTTCCCCTCTTCCCAACCGAAGACAGCCCTACCCAATGGGTAGAAGCGATCGTCGATCGCCCCGGCAGCCTCGACTGCTACACCTATCGCCTGCCCGATCGCCTTGCAGGCGACACCGTCCAGCCAGGAGATGTCTTGGCCGTGCCGTTTGGCTCGCAAACGGTGGGGGCGATCGCCTTGCGCATCCTCGATCGCCTCCCCAAAGGCTTGGATGCCAGCCAAGTGAAAGACGTGGAAGATGTGGTGGCAACGGGTCTGCTGCCAGAGGAATTGCGCTGGTTGCTGGAACGGGTGTCGGAATATTACGCCACCTCCTTGCAGCAAGTGGTGCGGGCAGTGCTGCCGCCCGGAATTTTGACGCGATCGCAGCGGCGCATTCGGCTGACAGCAAAAGCAGCAGGTGAAGTGGAGATTGCAGGGGTAGGGCGATCGCTGCTGGAGTTGCTGCGGGAAAAGAAAGGGGATCTGTCGTGGCTATTTGTGCGGCGAACTGTGAAGGATGCCTCCAAGGGATTGCGCCAATTGCAGCAGCGGGGCTTGGCAGAAAGTTATTGGCAAGAGGCAAAATCGGTCAAGCCGAAAGTCCGTCAAGTGGTGACGCTGTGCGGCGATGACTCGCAGGAGTTGACACCCCGACAGGCAGAGGTGCTGGCCGCACTTCAGCGCTTGGGAGGGGAGTTGTGGCTGTCGGAGTTCTTGGTCGAGGCAAAAACGACACGAGGGGTGGTGCAGGCACTGGCGAAAAAGGGACGGGTGGCGATCGCCGAGCGGGAAATGCTGCGTTCGGCGATCGCCCCCGATGTGAACCGCGATCGCCCTAAGACATTGACGGCAGCACAGGCAGCAGCAGTGGAGGCGATCGCCAACGCAAGCAACCAGACCTTACTGCTGCAAGGGGTAACGGGCTCGGGCAAAACTGAAGTCTATTTGCAGGCGATCGCCACCGTTCTCGAACGACAGCAATCTGCCCTTGTCTTGGTGCCCGAAATTGGCCTTACCCCCCAACTGTCCGATCGCTTTCGAGCCCGGTTTGGCGATCGCGTTTTGGTCTATCACAGCAATTTATCCACCGGGGAACGCTACGACACTTGGCGGCACATGTTGGGGGGCGAAATCTTTGTGGTTATCGGCACGCGCTCGGCAGTCTTTGCCCCCATTCAGAACTTGGGCTTAGCCATCTTAGATGAAGAGCACGACGACAGCTACAAGCAGGACCAGCCGCAGCCCTGCTATCACGCCCGCACCGTGGCTCGCTGGCGATCGCAACGGGCCAACTGTCCGTTAGTCCTGGGCACCGCTACCCCCTCCCTAGAAAGCTACACCGCCGTCGTCGGCGATCCCGGTCGGCATTTGGTCTTGCCCGAGCGGATTGGGGCCAAGCCCCTGCCCCCGATCGAAGTGGTGGACTTGCGCCAAGAATTTGACAGCGGCAACCGCTCTGTCCTGAGCCGTCCGCTGCGAGAGGCGATCGCCGACGTGCAAGCCTCCGGCGAGCAGGCCATTCTATTCTTACCCCGGCGCGGCTACAGCACCTTTGTACAATGTCGCAGTTGCGGCTACGCCATGACCTGTCCCCATTGCACCGTTTCCCTCACCTTCCACCAAGTGGGCCAGCAACTGCGCTGCCACTACTGCGGCTACCGCTGCCCCCAAGCCCGCGCCTGCCCCGAATGTCAGTCCCTCTATTTCAAGCAATTCGGTACTGGCACCCAACGCATTGTGGATAAGGTACAACAGGAATTTCCCCAGTTGCGTTTGTTGCGTTTCGATCGCGATACCACCCGCCAAAAGGACGGACACCGCAAATTGCTCGATCGGTTTCGAGCCAAGCAAGCAGATGTCTTGGTAGGAACCCAAATGCTCACCAAAGGGATTGATATCCCCGAAGTCACCTTGGTGGGGGTGCTGGCGGCAGACGGATTGCTCAATCAGGCGGATTTTCGGGCAGGGGAGCGAGCGTTTCAACTGCTCACGCAGGTGGCGGGGCGGGCAGGACGCGGCGATCGCCCCGGGCGGGTCATTCTGCAAACCTATTTACCCGAACATCCCACCATCGCCCACGTCCGCTCCTATTGTTATGGCGACTTCGCGATCGCCGAATTGGAGCAGCGGCAAGCACTGGGCTACCCCCCCTTTCGGCGGTTGATCTGCGTTCGGGTCAGCAGTCAAGAGCGGCAGAAGGCCGAGGAGTTTAGCCTTAAGGTGGCACAGTATTTGAGCGATCGCATTCCCGGCGAACGACTCGGACCTTGTCCGGCAGAAGTGGAGCGGGTGGCGGGATGGTGGCGCTGGCAAATTTTGTTGAAGGAGCCGATGGAGCGGGAATGGGAGATGGCAGAATTATCTCCTCTGCTGTTGCCTCTACCGCAACGGACCCCCGATCGCGTCAGGCTGAGTATTGATGTCGAGCCGCTGCGGCTGCTATAG
- a CDS encoding DUF4351 domain-containing protein, whose product MSFDSVCKFIAETFTADLATWLLGEPVEFARLEPSELLSSPIYADSLVLLESEDLVLQVEFQVEPKVEIPFRMADYAIRGFRRFPNKTVRQVVIYLRRSQSPLVYQTSFDRDGIHHEFEVIRIWEEPASQFQELPGLLPFAVLAQTSDRERTLRQVSERIEAIGDREQRGDVAASTAILAGLVLEKELIRSVLREDVMKESVIYREIVSTAEARGRSEGRQEGRREGELSLVLRLLKHRFGELAPELLLQVESLSLDSLEELGEALLDFSSEADWVAWLQGSR is encoded by the coding sequence ATGTCCTTTGACAGCGTTTGCAAATTCATCGCGGAAACTTTTACCGCTGACCTCGCCACTTGGCTGCTGGGGGAACCAGTCGAGTTTGCTCGTTTGGAGCCTTCGGAGTTATTGAGCAGCCCCATCTATGCCGATTCGTTAGTGCTTTTGGAATCGGAAGATCTGGTGCTCCAGGTAGAATTCCAAGTGGAGCCCAAAGTGGAGATCCCATTCCGCATGGCAGACTATGCCATCCGGGGATTTCGCCGCTTTCCCAACAAGACAGTACGGCAGGTGGTGATTTACCTGCGGCGATCGCAATCCCCGTTGGTTTATCAGACCAGCTTCGATCGCGACGGTATACATCACGAGTTTGAGGTCATCCGCATCTGGGAGGAACCTGCCTCCCAATTTCAGGAGTTGCCAGGTTTGCTGCCTTTTGCGGTATTGGCTCAGACGAGCGATCGCGAGCGGACGTTGCGGCAGGTATCGGAGCGAATTGAGGCGATCGGCGATCGCGAACAGCGAGGGGATGTGGCGGCTTCTACAGCAATTCTGGCGGGGCTAGTATTGGAGAAAGAGCTGATTCGGAGTGTATTGCGGGAGGATGTGATGAAGGAGTCGGTCATTTATCGAGAGATTGTCTCGACGGCGGAAGCGCGCGGGCGGAGTGAGGGCAGACAGGAGGGCAGACGCGAGGGAGAGCTCTCTTTGGTTTTGCGCCTGCTCAAACATCGGTTTGGAGAGTTGGCCCCCGAGCTGCTGCTGCAGGTTGAGAGCCTTTCCCTAGACTCTTTAGAAGAGTTGGGCGAGGCACTGCTGGACTTTTCTAGTGAGGCCGATTGGGTGGCTTGGCTGCAAGGGTCTCGGTAG